The following proteins are co-located in the Candidatus Thermoplasmatota archaeon genome:
- a CDS encoding LEA type 2 family protein — MNKKLIIVLLTIITLINILAAVILFTDIQLLEMPETTIRVEITEITPNEAIIQATINMNNPNAFEVTAKNLEIITLTPEGNKVVTMLLEGGIIPANGNKTFESYAYAKFDNNSPKLLTSKLTGRIGIKIGFIQKTIPLSINIITSLEEIIKKLAAPNIKIKAEFGELTQKGLNLTGTIEAYNPNSFDIIINNISATVTTDTGKNVGNLEIKNGILEPQKSIELESNGTILLEALNYKTITINVSGRAGARIAGINETIPISVEAEIKVPDIGKLLSPDVPLDIIISGDYKFTLKGLMDNITLEINNPNKIDLEARNITVTFFYLNNGEKTFLVETSLGEGIIKAQSKKDFNKQITIPYSKVFPMVGGRLLPDEMLITVRANLTISGINQAIWVGVTGCQDFRFFK, encoded by the coding sequence ATGAACAAAAAACTCATAATTGTTTTACTAACAATAATAACCCTAATAAACATACTCGCAGCAGTAATACTTTTCACAGATATACAACTACTTGAAATGCCTGAAACAACCATAAGAGTTGAAATAACAGAAATAACACCTAATGAAGCCATCATACAAGCAACAATAAATATGAACAACCCCAACGCTTTTGAAGTAACAGCAAAAAACCTAGAAATAATTACACTAACACCAGAAGGAAACAAAGTAGTAACCATGCTATTAGAAGGAGGAATTATACCAGCAAACGGAAATAAAACATTTGAATCATACGCCTACGCCAAATTTGATAACAACAGCCCTAAACTATTAACAAGTAAACTAACAGGCAGGATAGGAATAAAAATTGGTTTCATACAAAAAACAATACCACTATCAATAAACATAATAACATCCCTAGAAGAAATAATAAAAAAACTTGCTGCACCAAACATAAAAATAAAAGCCGAGTTTGGTGAACTCACACAAAAAGGCTTGAATCTAACAGGCACAATAGAAGCATATAACCCAAACAGTTTTGACATAATCATAAACAACATATCAGCCACTGTAACAACTGACACAGGGAAAAACGTTGGAAATCTAGAAATCAAAAATGGGATATTAGAACCACAAAAATCTATAGAACTAGAAAGCAACGGAACAATACTACTAGAAGCTTTGAACTATAAAACCATTACAATAAATGTTAGCGGAAGAGCCGGGGCAAGAATAGCAGGTATAAACGAAACAATACCGATATCTGTTGAGGCGGAGATAAAAGTACCAGACATAGGTAAACTATTATCACCAGATGTCCCCTTAGACATCATAATTAGTGGCGATTACAAATTCACTTTAAAAGGCCTAATGGATAACATAACGCTAGAGATAAACAACCCAAATAAAATAGACCTAGAAGCGAGAAACATAACAGTCACATTCTTTTATTTAAACAACGGAGAAAAAACATTCTTAGTCGAAACCTCACTTGGTGAGGGAATAATTAAAGCCCAGAGTAAAAAAGATTTCAACAAGCAAATAACAATTCCATACTCCAAGGTATTCCCTATGGTAGGTGGGCGTCTTTTACCAGATGAGATGTTGATAACTGTAAGAGCGAATTTAACAATATCAGGTATAAACCAGGCTATATGGGTTGGAGTCACAGGCTGCCAAGATTTCCGTTTTTTCAAATAA
- a CDS encoding pantoate kinase yields the protein MKVVAFAPGHISGFFEPVFVNKDLTKTGSRGAGINISLGAVSEVVVENSTKQDIEIFINNKKSDPQVTRLAIKYLIGEKPLKVVARTKLDLPVGQGFGMSAAGTLSSSIALAKSIGSSRFDAIRAAHCAEVQLRTGLGDVLASSFGGIEIRREAGLPPWGLIEHIPGRYEIVLCVVGKKIDTKNILSDEKKIMEISEYGKYCIKKLLEKPSVENLFRLSQFFAKKIKLAEEKVIEAIEAANHYGMASMCMLGNSVFAVGDTNKIFQTLSTFGETYVCTVDEQGARVLE from the coding sequence ATGAAGGTTGTTGCTTTTGCACCAGGTCATATATCAGGTTTTTTTGAGCCTGTTTTTGTGAATAAGGATCTTACTAAAACAGGTTCACGTGGCGCTGGTATAAATATTTCATTGGGGGCTGTTTCAGAGGTTGTGGTTGAAAACTCTACTAAACAGGATATCGAGATATTCATCAACAACAAGAAATCTGATCCCCAGGTTACAAGACTCGCTATTAAATATCTGATTGGTGAGAAACCTTTGAAGGTTGTTGCTAGAACTAAACTAGATCTCCCTGTGGGTCAGGGTTTTGGTATGAGCGCAGCAGGTACCCTTAGTTCATCTATTGCTCTCGCAAAAAGTATAGGCTCCTCTAGGTTTGATGCCATCAGGGCAGCTCACTGCGCCGAGGTGCAACTAAGGACTGGTTTAGGTGATGTGCTCGCTAGTAGCTTTGGTGGTATCGAGATAAGACGTGAGGCTGGTCTACCACCCTGGGGTTTGATTGAGCATATACCTGGTAGATACGAGATTGTTCTGTGTGTTGTTGGTAAAAAAATTGATACAAAAAACATTTTATCTGATGAAAAAAAAATCATGGAAATCAGCGAATACGGTAAGTATTGCATTAAAAAACTTTTGGAGAAACCTTCTGTTGAAAACCTTTTTAGGTTATCACAGTTTTTCGCAAAAAAAATAAAACTTGCTGAAGAAAAAGTTATAGAAGCTATTGAGGCTGCAAACCATTATGGTATGGCTAGTATGTGTATGCTTGGTAACTCTGTTTTTGCAGTAGGTGATACAAACAAAATTTTTCAGACACTTTCAACGTTTGGGGAGACATATGTTTGTACAGTTGATGAACAAGGTGCAAGAGTTTTAGAGTAA
- the coaBC gene encoding bifunctional phosphopantothenoylcysteine decarboxylase/phosphopantothenate--cysteine ligase CoaBC: MHPAEEIRGSKSKTLSKKRIVLGVTGSIAAVDCVKIARELIRHGAEVYPVMTPDATKIIHPYALEFATGNKPVVEITGKTEHVSFCGQIQQPVDMLLISPCTANTLSKIAHGVDDTAVTTFATTAIGSGVQILIAPAMHLSMYKHRILQENIDKCKRNGIRFVEPVLTKNKAKMPSTDEIVAHVIRNIGRQDLEDMRVLIIGGSTSEPVDDVRVVTNRSSGKTAVSLAKKAFYRGAEVEMWYGSSKEPVPGYIKTTFFESIKDVLKLLKNRVVKNFDVIIVCAALSDYIPVKHKGKIPSGQKKLVLEMLPAPRLISQLRGFAPDTKIVGFKVEDNKNKLKKKSFEFLKKNDVDMVVANTTSGFDSDVNEIWVINRKRKVIHERGTKDFLADVILDAVKTLM; the protein is encoded by the coding sequence ATGCATCCTGCAGAAGAGATACGTGGGAGTAAAAGTAAAACGCTTTCTAAAAAAAGAATAGTATTAGGTGTAACTGGTAGCATAGCTGCTGTTGATTGTGTTAAAATAGCTAGAGAACTAATTAGACATGGTGCAGAGGTTTACCCGGTTATGACACCTGATGCTACAAAAATTATTCATCCTTATGCACTCGAGTTTGCAACTGGGAACAAACCAGTTGTTGAAATAACTGGGAAAACAGAACATGTTTCTTTTTGTGGCCAGATACAACAACCAGTTGACATGTTACTTATTTCCCCTTGTACAGCCAATACACTTTCTAAGATAGCACATGGTGTAGATGATACGGCTGTTACAACATTTGCGACAACCGCTATAGGCTCAGGTGTACAGATTTTGATTGCCCCTGCGATGCATCTATCCATGTACAAACATAGGATACTTCAGGAGAATATAGATAAATGTAAAAGAAATGGTATAAGATTTGTTGAACCAGTTTTAACTAAAAACAAGGCGAAAATGCCTAGTACAGATGAGATTGTTGCACATGTTATAAGAAACATTGGCAGACAAGACCTAGAAGACATGAGGGTACTCATCATTGGTGGTTCTACGTCTGAGCCGGTTGATGATGTTAGGGTTGTTACCAACCGTAGCTCTGGTAAAACCGCTGTGTCTTTGGCTAAAAAAGCTTTTTATCGCGGTGCAGAAGTAGAAATGTGGTATGGCTCTAGCAAAGAGCCTGTCCCAGGTTACATAAAAACAACATTTTTTGAATCCATCAAGGACGTTTTGAAACTACTTAAAAACAGGGTTGTTAAAAATTTTGATGTAATAATTGTTTGCGCAGCATTATCAGATTATATCCCAGTTAAACATAAAGGTAAGATACCATCTGGTCAGAAAAAACTGGTTCTTGAGATGCTGCCCGCTCCGAGGCTTATTTCTCAGCTTAGAGGTTTTGCTCCTGATACTAAAATCGTTGGCTTCAAGGTTGAGGATAATAAAAATAAGTTAAAGAAAAAATCTTTTGAGTTTTTAAAGAAAAACGATGTCGACATGGTGGTTGCTAATACAACATCTGGTTTTGATAGTGATGTAAACGAGATATGGGTGATAAATAGAAAAAGAAAGGTTATTCATGAGAGGGGGACAAAAGATTTTCTTGCTGACGTAATTCTAGATGCAGTGAAAACATTGATGTGA